The following coding sequences are from one Candidatus Nanopelagicus hibericus window:
- a CDS encoding tyrosine recombinase XerC, which yields MSAALITQYEEHLALVRNLSDNSIRGYVTDLESFLRHMEKLGIVEFNQLEIEHIRSWLANLQSTGVARSTLTRRIVSIRAFTNWAAANGWLTSDLGATLAIPKPHKVLPEVLNIEEAATVMKALELKAIEEPTAINRRDLAIVEVLYGSGIRVSELCGLNLSDVDRSRNTLNVIGKGNKQRVVPLGLPAMRTIESYLSNARGEFVNQQSAEALFLGSRGKRIDQRTVREVVYEAMKAVGASMGPHGLRHSAATHLLEGGADLRTVQEILGHASLSTTQIYTHVSPERLQSAYKQAHPRA from the coding sequence ATGTCCGCTGCCCTAATCACCCAGTATGAGGAGCACCTGGCATTAGTCAGAAATTTATCTGACAACTCAATTAGGGGATATGTCACGGATTTAGAATCATTTTTAAGGCATATGGAAAAACTAGGAATAGTTGAGTTTAATCAATTAGAAATAGAACACATTAGATCTTGGCTAGCTAATCTACAAAGCACTGGAGTTGCCAGATCCACCTTAACTCGAAGAATTGTTTCCATTCGCGCCTTCACAAACTGGGCAGCAGCAAATGGTTGGCTCACCTCAGATTTAGGAGCAACTTTGGCTATTCCCAAGCCGCACAAGGTATTACCCGAAGTTTTAAATATTGAAGAGGCTGCAACTGTTATGAAAGCACTTGAACTCAAAGCTATTGAGGAGCCGACAGCAATTAATAGACGGGATTTGGCCATAGTTGAAGTTTTATATGGCTCTGGTATTCGAGTCTCTGAGCTTTGTGGCTTAAACCTTAGTGATGTAGATAGATCTAGGAATACCTTAAATGTTATTGGTAAGGGAAATAAGCAGCGGGTAGTGCCATTAGGTTTGCCTGCAATGCGAACAATTGAAAGCTATTTAAGCAACGCTAGAGGTGAGTTTGTTAATCAACAATCTGCTGAAGCTTTATTTCTTGGCTCTCGAGGGAAGCGAATTGATCAGCGCACAGTACGTGAGGTGGTTTATGAGGCGATGAAAGCAGTTGGTGCATCTATGGGGCCACACGGACTTCGTCATAGCGCTGCAACACATTTACTAGAAGGCGGTGCTGATTTGCGAACTGTGCAAGAGATTCTTGGGCACGCCTCTTTATCCACCACTCAGATCTACACCCATGTATCACCCGAGCGATTGCAATCAGCTTATAAACAAGCACACCCACGGGCATAG
- the cimA gene encoding citramalate synthase, with translation MPINDSFHIYDTTLRDGAQQEGLNLSVHDKLTIARHLDDLGVGFIEGGWPGANPKDTEFFKLAQTELKLKNATFVAFGATRRPGVKAADDLLLRALVDSKAAAVTLVAKSHDRHVDLALKTQLDENLAMIADSIKFLKSGGQRVFLDAEHFFDGYISNKAYALEVVRVAAEAGADVVALCDTNGGMLPDELSNIVHEVLTMSKARLGIHCHNDTGCAVANSLAAISAGVTHVQGTLNGYGERTGNADLVNIIANLELKKNKTVLPNGKLQEAFRISHAVAEITNVAPSARQPYVGTSAFAHKAGLHASAIKVDPMMYQHETPESVGNDMRMLVSEMAGRASIELKSVELGIDLGGDKNLIARVVEKVKELEGKGFTFEAADASFELLLRTEVLGKRPSFFTIEDWQTTVHQDESGKVTSKATVKIKAKGESISANGVGNGPVNAIDNALRSGLESFYPELSKLELTDYKVRILEGRLGTGAVTRVLVETSDGNGEWSTVGVHENVIAASAMALDDAVTYGLLRQGRKPE, from the coding sequence ATGCCAATTAATGATTCATTTCATATTTATGACACCACACTTCGTGACGGCGCCCAACAAGAGGGTTTAAATCTTTCAGTTCATGACAAATTAACTATTGCCAGACACTTAGATGACTTAGGTGTTGGTTTTATTGAAGGTGGCTGGCCAGGAGCGAATCCTAAAGACACTGAATTTTTTAAACTAGCGCAAACTGAGTTGAAACTGAAAAATGCCACCTTTGTTGCATTTGGTGCGACAAGGCGCCCTGGTGTTAAAGCTGCCGATGATCTACTGCTCAGAGCCTTGGTTGATTCAAAAGCAGCAGCTGTCACACTGGTGGCAAAAAGCCATGATCGCCATGTTGACCTGGCATTAAAGACTCAATTAGATGAAAACTTAGCAATGATCGCTGATTCAATTAAATTTTTAAAATCTGGTGGACAACGAGTTTTCTTAGATGCTGAGCACTTCTTTGATGGTTATATTTCAAATAAAGCTTACGCTCTTGAGGTGGTAAGAGTGGCGGCGGAGGCCGGTGCTGATGTAGTTGCGCTCTGTGACACAAATGGTGGCATGTTGCCAGATGAGTTATCAAATATTGTGCATGAAGTATTAACGATGTCGAAGGCACGGCTGGGAATTCATTGTCATAATGACACTGGCTGCGCAGTTGCAAATTCATTAGCGGCAATTTCTGCTGGCGTAACCCATGTGCAGGGAACATTGAATGGATATGGTGAGCGAACAGGTAACGCTGATTTGGTAAATATCATTGCAAATCTTGAGCTAAAAAAGAACAAAACTGTCTTACCTAATGGCAAATTGCAAGAGGCATTTCGTATTTCACATGCAGTCGCTGAGATTACAAATGTGGCGCCAAGTGCCCGTCAGCCATATGTTGGAACCTCAGCCTTTGCGCACAAAGCAGGATTACATGCCTCCGCAATAAAAGTTGATCCCATGATGTATCAACATGAAACACCAGAATCAGTAGGCAATGACATGCGAATGTTGGTTTCTGAGATGGCTGGTCGTGCTTCAATTGAATTGAAATCAGTAGAGCTTGGCATTGATTTGGGTGGGGATAAGAATTTAATTGCCAGAGTAGTTGAAAAGGTTAAAGAGCTTGAAGGAAAAGGCTTTACCTTTGAAGCAGCTGATGCCTCCTTTGAATTACTGCTTCGTACTGAGGTTTTGGGCAAGCGGCCAAGCTTTTTTACCATTGAAGATTGGCAAACCACGGTTCATCAGGATGAATCTGGAAAAGTAACAAGTAAGGCAACAGTTAAAATTAAAGCAAAGGGTGAAAGCATCTCTGCAAATGGTGTGGGAAATGGCCCAGTTAATGCTATCGATAACGCTTTAAGATCTGGATTAGAAAGTTTTTATCCAGAGTTATCAAAACTTGAGCTAACTGATTACAAGGTGCGTATTTTGGAAGGTCGTTTAGGAACTGGTGCGGTGACTAGAGTTTTAGTTGAGACCAGTGATGGCAATGGCGAGTGGAGCACAGTAGGCGTGCATGAAAATGTGATTGCAGCCTCAGCAATGGCATTAGATGACGCGGTTACCTATGGCTTACTAAGGCAGGGACGAAAACCCGAGTAA
- a CDS encoding branched-chain amino acid aminotransferase, which yields MKVISNANSNPVSAVERDKRVAEPGFGKYYTDNMVVAEWSETAGWADANLQPYGPITLDPAAMVFHYGQEIFEGMKAYSQPDGGVSLFRPDANAKRFAKSAARIALPEMPVDFFVKTVEELVKADAGWVPKKVGESLYLRPFMIATEVGLGVRPSNHATYILIATPAAAYFNAAKAVTVWISTEYVRAALGGTGEAKCGGNYAASLLAQKQAAKEGCDQVAYIDAVERKWVEEMGGMNLYFIKGSGKSAKIITPKLTGTLLPGITRDSILTLAADLGYKTEEAMISIDDWRDGVKSGEITEIFACGTAAVVSAVGAAKSIHGTWQTGNGQPGVITNEIRAALLAIQHGTAADKHGWNKRVI from the coding sequence ATGAAGGTAATTAGTAATGCAAATTCAAATCCAGTTTCAGCCGTTGAACGAGACAAACGAGTAGCAGAGCCAGGTTTTGGTAAGTACTACACCGACAATATGGTGGTAGCTGAGTGGAGTGAGACAGCTGGTTGGGCTGATGCAAATTTGCAACCATATGGTCCAATTACATTAGATCCGGCGGCAATGGTTTTTCATTATGGTCAAGAAATATTTGAAGGAATGAAGGCTTACTCACAACCAGATGGTGGAGTTTCATTATTTAGGCCAGATGCAAACGCAAAACGGTTTGCAAAATCAGCTGCTCGTATTGCATTGCCTGAAATGCCAGTTGATTTTTTTGTAAAAACTGTTGAAGAGTTAGTAAAAGCAGATGCTGGTTGGGTACCAAAGAAGGTTGGTGAATCTCTATACCTTCGCCCATTTATGATCGCAACTGAGGTTGGTTTAGGAGTACGGCCTTCCAATCATGCGACCTATATTTTAATTGCCACTCCAGCGGCTGCTTACTTCAACGCTGCAAAAGCGGTAACAGTTTGGATCTCAACTGAGTATGTGAGAGCAGCATTAGGTGGTACCGGTGAGGCAAAGTGTGGCGGAAATTATGCAGCGTCTTTGCTCGCGCAAAAGCAAGCAGCTAAAGAGGGTTGTGATCAAGTTGCCTATATCGATGCAGTTGAACGAAAATGGGTAGAGGAGATGGGTGGCATGAATCTCTACTTTATTAAGGGAAGTGGAAAGAGCGCCAAAATCATCACACCAAAATTAACCGGCACATTACTTCCTGGCATCACTCGAGATTCAATATTAACTTTGGCAGCAGATCTTGGATACAAAACCGAAGAGGCGATGATCTCAATTGATGATTGGCGCGATGGCGTTAAATCAGGTGAGATCACAGAGATTTTTGCTTGCGGCACAGCAGCAGTTGTCTCGGCAGTAGGTGCTGCAAAAAGCATTCACGGCACTTGGCAAACTGGTAATGGTCAACCAGGTGTTATCACAAATGAGATACGCGCAGCATTGCTAGCGATTCAACATGGCACAGCAGCAGATAAGCATGGCTGGAATAAAAGAGTTATCTGA
- a CDS encoding 3-isopropylmalate dehydrogenase: protein MKTYNLATIPGDGIGPEVVTQGLRVLDTVAKKYDLEFKKTNYELGAAYWHKTKETLPDSVMAELAKADVILLGAVGDPTVPSGVLERGLLLKLRFAFEHYINLRPAKLFPGVTSPITNNKGIDFIVVREGTEGLYVGAGSLKDEGTNKELAIEESINTYKGVERVIRDAFNRAMNRPRKKLTLVHKNNVLTRAGGLWTRVFNEVAKDFPQITTDYLHVDAASMFFVTNPERFDVVVTDNLFGDIITDIAAAICGGIGLAASGNINPTGQFPSMFEPVHGSAPDIAGKNLADPTATVLSIAMMLNHLGQAKAASDVEVAVAKDLAARGEKKRSTTEIGDALVAGVL from the coding sequence GTGAAAACCTACAACTTAGCAACAATTCCAGGAGATGGAATCGGACCTGAAGTCGTAACTCAAGGCTTGCGGGTTTTAGATACCGTTGCTAAAAAATATGATTTAGAGTTTAAAAAAACAAATTACGAACTGGGCGCAGCCTACTGGCATAAAACTAAGGAAACTTTGCCAGATTCGGTTATGGCAGAGTTAGCGAAAGCCGATGTGATTTTGTTAGGCGCAGTTGGCGATCCCACCGTACCAAGTGGAGTGTTGGAGCGAGGCTTATTACTAAAGCTGAGATTTGCATTTGAGCATTACATTAATTTAAGGCCGGCAAAATTATTCCCAGGAGTTACATCCCCAATTACAAACAACAAGGGAATTGATTTCATTGTAGTTAGAGAGGGGACCGAGGGGTTATATGTTGGTGCTGGCTCATTGAAAGATGAGGGAACAAATAAAGAGTTGGCAATTGAAGAATCAATAAATACCTATAAGGGTGTGGAGCGGGTGATTCGAGATGCTTTTAATCGAGCAATGAATCGTCCCCGCAAAAAACTTACTCTGGTTCATAAAAACAATGTATTGACTAGAGCGGGTGGACTTTGGACCCGAGTGTTTAATGAGGTGGCTAAGGATTTCCCACAAATTACAACTGATTACCTACATGTAGATGCAGCATCAATGTTCTTTGTTACCAACCCAGAGCGATTTGATGTAGTGGTAACTGATAATTTATTTGGCGATATTATTACTGATATTGCTGCAGCAATTTGTGGGGGAATTGGTTTAGCAGCAAGTGGAAATATCAATCCAACCGGACAGTTTCCCTCGATGTTTGAGCCTGTCCATGGTTCAGCACCAGATATTGCCGGCAAGAATTTAGCTGATCCAACTGCAACAGTTTTATCAATTGCTATGATGTTAAATCATCTTGGGCAAGCGAAAGCGGCAAGTGATGTGGAGGTTGCGGTGGCTAAGGACTTAGCTGCACGTGGTGAGAAGAAGCGATCAACCACCGAAATTGGCGACGCATTAGTGGCTGGAGTCCTATGA
- the serA gene encoding phosphoglycerate dehydrogenase, translating into MAKPVVLIAEELSPATLAALGPEFEVRNCNGADRSELLAALSKGVDAVLIRSATKMDAEAIAAAKGLKVIARAGVGLDNVEIPAATAAGVMVVNAPTSNIVSAAELAIGLLLATARFISPAHAALRNGKWARSKYSGAELFEKTLGVVGFGKIGQLVAHRMQAFGMNVVAYDPYLQPARAAQLNVRLVELDELLKTSDFISIHLPKTKETANLIGADALKKVKPTVRIINAARGGVLDETALYEALKSGRVAGAGLDVFATEPCTDSPLFTLDNVVATPHLGASTDEAQERAGIAVATSVRKALSGELVPDAVNVKGGAIDEAVRPALPLVEKLAQVATALAEDVISAIDVEVRGEISTLDVSVLATSALKGALLAMGTEDVTYVNAPNLANEKDLTSTVSTNAESPDHRNLVSVRAACADGSQVFVSGTLMGIRQVEKIVGIDQLDLDLKPSSNLLFLRYADRPGVVGVVGNALGKLKINIADMQVGRTQAGGQALMALTVDSVIPKEIIDVIAKETGASLVRFVNLVSE; encoded by the coding sequence GTGGCTAAACCCGTTGTATTAATTGCTGAAGAGCTCAGTCCTGCCACATTAGCGGCGTTAGGACCTGAGTTTGAGGTGCGCAATTGCAACGGTGCAGATCGCAGTGAATTACTAGCAGCGCTTTCTAAGGGAGTTGATGCGGTTTTAATCCGTTCTGCTACCAAGATGGATGCGGAGGCAATTGCTGCAGCAAAAGGGTTAAAGGTAATCGCTAGAGCAGGTGTGGGTTTAGATAATGTTGAAATTCCTGCAGCTACTGCTGCAGGCGTTATGGTGGTTAACGCTCCTACCTCAAATATTGTCTCGGCCGCCGAATTAGCAATTGGATTGCTCCTTGCTACTGCAAGATTTATCTCACCTGCGCATGCCGCTTTGAGAAATGGTAAGTGGGCAAGATCTAAATACTCTGGTGCTGAGTTATTTGAGAAAACTTTAGGAGTTGTGGGTTTTGGAAAAATTGGCCAATTGGTTGCCCATCGGATGCAAGCATTTGGTATGAATGTGGTTGCTTATGATCCATATCTTCAGCCAGCAAGAGCTGCGCAATTAAATGTCAGATTAGTTGAACTTGATGAATTACTTAAAACAAGTGATTTCATCTCAATTCACCTACCAAAGACAAAAGAGACAGCAAATTTAATTGGCGCAGATGCACTCAAAAAAGTTAAACCAACGGTAAGAATCATTAATGCAGCCCGTGGTGGTGTATTAGATGAGACTGCTCTTTATGAAGCGTTGAAATCTGGAAGAGTTGCTGGCGCCGGGCTTGATGTTTTTGCCACTGAACCATGTACTGATTCACCTTTGTTTACATTAGATAATGTGGTTGCCACGCCGCACTTGGGAGCCTCAACCGATGAAGCACAGGAGCGAGCTGGAATTGCAGTAGCAACATCTGTCAGAAAAGCTTTATCTGGTGAATTAGTGCCAGATGCAGTAAATGTAAAAGGTGGCGCAATAGATGAAGCGGTCAGGCCAGCACTTCCACTTGTTGAAAAATTAGCACAGGTTGCTACCGCACTTGCAGAGGATGTTATATCTGCAATTGATGTTGAGGTTCGAGGCGAGATTTCAACTCTCGATGTTTCAGTGCTTGCAACTAGCGCACTAAAAGGGGCCTTGCTTGCTATGGGCACTGAAGATGTTACTTATGTCAATGCGCCAAATCTTGCTAATGAAAAAGATTTAACCTCGACGGTTTCAACTAATGCTGAAAGTCCAGATCACCGTAATTTGGTTTCTGTACGGGCAGCTTGTGCTGATGGCAGCCAAGTATTTGTCAGTGGCACCTTAATGGGAATTAGGCAAGTAGAAAAGATTGTTGGAATCGATCAATTAGATCTAGATTTAAAACCTTCAAGTAATTTACTGTTCCTAAGGTATGCCGACCGTCCTGGTGTGGTTGGTGTGGTTGGAAATGCACTGGGCAAATTGAAAATAAATATCGCTGATATGCAGGTGGGTCGTACCCAAGCAGGAGGCCAAGCCTTGATGGCACTAACTGTTGATTCGGTTATTCCTAAAGAGATCATTGATGTGATTGCAAAAGAGACTGGTGCTTCATTAGTCCGCTTTGTTAATTTGGTGAGTGAGTGA
- the ilvC gene encoding ketol-acid reductoisomerase: protein MYHDEDADLAIIQSKKVAVIGYGSQGHAHALSLRDSGVDVVVGLAEGSKSRPKAEAEGLKVATVADAVKGADVVMLLAPDHVQRHIYNDSIAPNIKDGAALFFGHGFNIRFGYIKPTNKVDVCMVAPKGPGHLVRREYSAGRGVPVIVAVEQDATGNAWPLTLSYAKAIGGLRAGGILTTFTEECETDLFGEQSVLCGGASQLVMYGFETLIEAGYQPEVAYFECLHELKLIVDLMYEGGIAKQRWSVSDTAEYGDYISGPRVIDPSVKENMKAVLADVQSGAFAKRFIDDQDAGAPEFKALRAKGEVHPIEQVGRDLRKMMSWVKSSNKDDYKEGTAARG from the coding sequence ATGTATCACGATGAAGATGCAGATCTAGCAATTATCCAATCTAAAAAAGTTGCGGTAATTGGCTACGGCTCACAAGGACATGCGCATGCACTATCACTTCGTGATAGCGGTGTTGATGTTGTAGTTGGTTTAGCGGAAGGGTCAAAATCAAGACCAAAAGCAGAGGCTGAAGGTCTGAAGGTGGCAACAGTTGCCGATGCAGTAAAAGGCGCAGATGTGGTGATGCTCTTAGCTCCTGATCATGTGCAACGCCATATTTATAATGATTCAATTGCGCCAAATATCAAAGATGGCGCAGCTTTATTTTTTGGTCATGGCTTTAATATTAGATTTGGTTACATCAAACCAACTAACAAGGTTGATGTTTGTATGGTTGCACCAAAAGGCCCTGGTCACTTAGTAAGGCGAGAATACTCAGCAGGTAGGGGAGTGCCAGTAATTGTGGCGGTAGAGCAAGATGCAACTGGAAATGCCTGGCCATTAACACTTTCTTATGCCAAAGCAATCGGCGGTCTGCGCGCTGGTGGAATCTTGACCACATTCACCGAAGAGTGTGAGACAGATTTATTTGGTGAGCAATCAGTACTTTGTGGTGGTGCATCCCAATTAGTTATGTATGGATTTGAAACCTTAATCGAGGCTGGTTATCAACCAGAGGTTGCCTATTTTGAGTGCTTACATGAATTAAAACTAATTGTTGATCTTATGTATGAAGGTGGCATCGCAAAACAGCGATGGTCGGTATCAGATACAGCCGAGTATGGTGATTACATCTCAGGTCCAAGAGTTATTGATCCAAGTGTTAAAGAGAATATGAAGGCGGTACTAGCTGATGTGCAATCAGGTGCATTTGCTAAGCGCTTTATTGATGATCAAGATGCTGGTGCTCCTGAGTTCAAGGCACTTCGCGCAAAAGGTGAGGTCCATCCAATTGAGCAGGTTGGTAGAGATCTTCGCAAAATGATGTCTTGGGTGAAATCCTCAAACAAAGATGATTACAAAGAGGGAACCGCAGCGCGTGGCTAA
- the ilvN gene encoding acetolactate synthase small subunit codes for MAIHTLAVLVENSPGVLARVASLFSRRGYNIDSLAVGPTENPTVSRMTIVLNLEGHALDQVSAQLFKLVNVIGISEMKDSDSLKREILLVKVANTPANKEIAKKHQAVIADESATTVSIEAVGSSAAIEALLNDLKPSGIRELVQSGLVALERGDHTLADRTLSTMGTANESDPNSSTADYQN; via the coding sequence ATGGCAATTCACACATTGGCTGTCTTGGTAGAAAACTCACCTGGTGTTCTAGCGCGAGTAGCATCTTTGTTCTCTCGTCGCGGCTACAACATTGATTCACTTGCAGTGGGTCCAACAGAAAACCCAACAGTTTCTAGAATGACTATTGTTTTAAACTTAGAAGGGCACGCTCTTGATCAAGTAAGTGCGCAATTATTTAAATTAGTAAATGTTATTGGCATCTCTGAAATGAAGGATTCTGACTCCCTAAAGCGCGAGATTTTATTAGTGAAGGTTGCCAACACCCCTGCCAATAAAGAAATTGCTAAGAAGCACCAAGCGGTAATTGCAGATGAATCTGCCACCACCGTTTCAATTGAAGCGGTCGGAAGCTCTGCTGCGATTGAAGCATTGTTAAATGATTTAAAACCAAGCGGAATTCGTGAGTTAGTTCAATCAGGCTTAGTGGCGCTAGAGCGGGGAGATCACACCCTGGCGGACCGTACGCTAAGCACTATGGGAACTGCTAACGAGTCAGATCCAAATAGCTCAACTGCTGATTACCAGAATTAA
- a CDS encoding acetolactate synthase large subunit: protein MGKMNGAQSLVNALEAAGVDVMFGIPGGAILPAYDPIFDSKIRHILVRHEQGAGHAATGYAQATGRVGVCIATSGPGATNLVTPLADAQMDSVPMVAITGQVPSAAIGTDAFQEADIRGVTMPITKHNYLITNPDDIPQAIAEAFYIASTGRPGPVLVDIAKDALQKETTFNYPKTVSLAGYNPVLEPKSEAVRDAAALIAQSKKPLLYVGGGVIKANAARELMQLAEITGAPVVTTLMARGAFPDSHNQHLGMPGMHGTVAAVTALQKADLLITLGARFDDRVTGKLSTFAPNAKIIHADIDPAEIGKNRHADVALIGDLKNILKVLNPATKAALAKSAPDLTPWLNEVYGWRKKFPLGYDKPADGSVSPQYVIERIGKISGPDTIFAAGVGQHQMWASQFIGYEKPRTWLNSGGLGTMGYAVPAAMGAKVGAPDTTVWAIDGDGCFQMTNQELVTCALNNIPIKVAVINNESLGMVRQWQTLFYNERYSNTDLHSKRVPDFKLLAEAMGCVGMRCEKPEDVDKTIEAAMAINDRPVVVDFNVHRDAMVWPMVAAGTSNDDITVARSMAPVWDSQEL, encoded by the coding sequence ATGGGCAAGATGAACGGTGCGCAAAGCTTAGTTAACGCACTTGAAGCCGCTGGTGTTGATGTCATGTTTGGCATCCCAGGGGGCGCAATTCTTCCTGCCTACGATCCAATTTTTGATTCTAAGATTCGACATATTTTAGTAAGGCATGAACAAGGCGCGGGACATGCAGCAACTGGTTATGCCCAAGCTACTGGGCGAGTTGGTGTTTGTATTGCAACCTCAGGTCCGGGCGCAACAAATTTAGTAACCCCACTTGCTGATGCCCAGATGGATTCAGTTCCAATGGTGGCAATTACTGGACAAGTACCTTCAGCAGCGATTGGTACCGATGCGTTTCAAGAGGCAGATATTCGTGGTGTAACCATGCCAATAACTAAGCACAATTATTTAATAACAAATCCGGATGATATTCCACAGGCGATTGCAGAAGCTTTTTATATTGCCAGCACCGGCAGACCTGGTCCGGTATTAGTTGATATTGCCAAGGATGCACTTCAAAAGGAGACGACTTTTAATTACCCAAAAACTGTTTCACTTGCAGGCTATAACCCAGTGTTGGAGCCAAAAAGTGAAGCGGTCAGAGATGCAGCTGCGCTGATTGCTCAATCCAAGAAACCTCTGCTTTATGTTGGTGGCGGTGTAATTAAGGCAAATGCCGCACGAGAGTTGATGCAGCTTGCTGAAATAACTGGCGCACCAGTAGTTACTACCTTGATGGCAAGAGGTGCTTTCCCAGACTCTCATAACCAACATCTTGGAATGCCTGGTATGCATGGCACAGTTGCTGCTGTAACTGCGCTACAAAAAGCAGACCTGCTAATAACTTTAGGCGCAAGATTTGATGATCGAGTTACTGGCAAGCTCTCAACCTTTGCACCAAATGCCAAGATAATTCATGCTGATATTGATCCAGCCGAGATTGGTAAAAATCGTCATGCTGATGTGGCATTGATTGGTGATTTGAAAAACATATTAAAGGTGCTAAACCCAGCAACCAAAGCAGCGCTAGCAAAATCTGCTCCCGATTTAACTCCATGGCTTAATGAGGTTTATGGGTGGCGCAAAAAATTTCCACTTGGCTATGACAAACCAGCAGATGGTTCTGTTTCACCGCAATATGTAATTGAAAGAATTGGCAAGATTTCAGGCCCTGACACAATCTTTGCAGCCGGTGTTGGTCAACATCAGATGTGGGCCTCACAATTTATTGGTTATGAGAAACCAAGAACCTGGCTTAACTCAGGTGGTCTTGGCACGATGGGGTACGCAGTTCCAGCGGCAATGGGTGCAAAGGTTGGCGCACCTGACACAACTGTGTGGGCAATAGATGGTGATGGCTGCTTCCAAATGACAAATCAAGAGTTAGTGACCTGCGCGTTAAATAATATTCCAATTAAGGTAGCGGTGATTAATAATGAATCATTAGGAATGGTTCGCCAGTGGCAAACACTGTTTTATAACGAGCGCTACTCAAATACTGATCTGCATTCAAAGCGAGTTCCTGATTTCAAATTGTTAGCAGAGGCGATGGGTTGTGTTGGAATGCGATGTGAGAAGCCAGAGGATGTTGATAAGACTATTGAGGCAGCTATGGCGATTAATGATCGCCCAGTAGTAGTTGATTTTAATGTCCATCGTGATGCGATGGTTTGGCCAATGGTGGCAGCTGGCACATCTAATGATGATATTACCGTTGCCAGATCAATGGCACCTGTCTGGGATTCACAGGAGTTGTAA